A stretch of the Rosa rugosa chromosome 5, drRosRugo1.1, whole genome shotgun sequence genome encodes the following:
- the LOC133713032 gene encoding probable disease resistance protein At4g27220 isoform X2: MEFLLAIGTGIVGKIGEYTVEPVIRQVGYIICYNRNLKKLQSQVGDLGDARLRVWHAVETEKRKGKQIETDVHNWLTKVEEITGEANDFLKAEHQAKIKCLHGFCPNLKNRHQLSRKSTKLVQEVVELFGKKDFSSIAYDISPEEVCVISTKDYEAFDSRTSVVKQIMDELRNSDTDIIGVYGIGGVGKTTLVKEVYRQAIKDKKLFDDVVIIVDVKQISDFEGIQKKIVDKLGMDIVGDESMDRRARRLCDRLKDKRALIILDDVVERIDLEVVGLPRLVTCKILLTSRSRQVLSVEMYTQKEFQLHVLDEKETWSLFAKMAGDVVKNSNIRTIATKVAEKCGGLPVLVVTVASALKKSGLNAWKDALRRLQKFDKEGFTEKAYLALEWSYNQLDEAELKSELKSLFLLCGLLSKNSESARIDDLLLYGMGLDLFKSLETMEEARNSLHSLLEKLKDSCLLVDSGDITCTRMHDLVRDVANRIASRDHHVLSLEHGNELKEWPNKEFLKKCTAITSPYCNIPKFPDVLECPELKIFYLWGDDHDTLEIPCNLFQDMENLKVLDLTKLCIGPSLLPSLQFLRNLQTLYFCNCLLGDIAQVGQLGNLEILSFHGSNVKLLPKEIGQLTRLRLLDLTNCSKLEVISPNVISSLKRLEELRIGKNSFSQWEYEGVMSTERSNVSLQELKHLSQLTSLQIHIPDASILPADLFTNKLERFQICIGSVWNWDDVDETLNALKLQLTISNELDPGLEMLLKITEDLYLELMESSNSNIVHQLGIEVFQQLKHLHIQNSAGLAYIINGKVSFPNLTWLAVNELNSSRFLLSSSMARCLAHLKQLHISGCQNMEEIVSIEESNEENTKNLFCQLEDLELKGLPKLTKVCSSLNSSSERMKLEDCTKGSTISEEIEETDSNGILDIVIQQFLFDNKVELPNLKKLSISGLEKLRTIWNGQFSLESSKNLESVKIDSCQSLKNIFPASMAKNLQGLSQLVVTKCGVEEIIAKDGEPQTTPTFVFPNVTYVRLKELPQLRCFYPAMHASNWPALQSLGVVGCYKLEIFSEALSSFQGKYESTTPIKQTLFSIEKVIDGLPWVSGFGVYCVELKTQLEYRGFIRQLGILGFMQHGDLEWATSSPLL; this comes from the exons ATGGAGTTTCTTCTTGCAATTGGCACTGGAATTGTTGGAAAGATTGGCGAGTACACAGTTGAACCAGTCATACGCCAAGTGGGATATATAATCTGCTACAACAGGAACCTCAAGAAACTACAGAGTCAAGTGGGTGACTTAGGTGATGCTAGACTAAGGGTGTGGCATGCTGTGGAAacggaaaaaagaaaaggtaaaCAAATTGAAACAGATGTGCACAACTGGCTGACTAAAGTGGAAGAGATCACGGGAGAAGCAAATGATTTTTTGAAAGCTGAACACCAAGCAAAGATCAAGTGTCTACATGGCTTTTGTCCTAATTTAAAGAATCGCCATCAGTTGAGCAGGAAGTCTACAAAATTGGTTCAAGAGGTCGTTGAACTCTTTGGCAAAAAAGATTTTTCTAGTATTGCATACGATATTTCCCCAGAAGAGGTATGTGTAATATCTACCAAAGATTACGAGGCTTTTGATTCAAGGACTTCAGTTGTGAAGCAAATTATGGACGAACTGAGAAACTCTGATACAGACATAATTGGGGTGTATGGTATTGGGGGAGTGGGTAAGACAACACTCGTCAAAGAAGTTTACAGGCAAGCTATAAAAGACAAGAAATTGTTTGATGATGTTGTAATAATAGTTGATGTGAAGCAAATTTCAGACTTCGAaggaattcaaaaaaaaattgttgataAGTTGGGTATGGACATTGTTGGAGATGAGAGTATGGATAGAAGAGCACGCCGTCTATGTGATAGGCTAAAAGACAAAAGGGCTCTTataattttggatgatgttgttGAAAGAATTGATTTGGAGGTTGTCGGACTTCCTCGTTTGGTGACTTGCAAAATTTTGTTGACATCTAGAAGCAGACAAGTATTATCTGTTGAGATGTATACACAAAAAGAGTTTCAGCTCCACGTATTAGACGAGAAAGAAACTTGGAGTTTATTTGCCAAGATGGCCGGTGATGTAGTCAAGAATTCCAATATACGAACAATAGCAACTAAAGTAGCTGAAAAATGTGGGGGATTGCCGGTTTTGGTTGTCACTGTCGCAAGTGCTTTAAAGAAGAGTGGACTGAATGCATGGAAAGACGCTTTGAGAAGACTACAGAAGTTTGACAAAGAAGGATTTACTGAAAAAGCATACTTGGCTCTGGAGTGGAGTTACAATCAATTAGATGAGGCGGAGCTCAAGTCGGAGCTCAAGTCATTATTCTTGCTCTGTGGACTTCTATCAAAAAACTCAGAGAGTGCTCGGATTGATGACTTGTTATTGTATGGCATGGGTTTGGATTTGTTCAAAAGTCTTGAAACAATGGAAGAAGCAAGAAATTCATTGCATTCACTGCTTGAAAAGCTAAAAGATTCTTGCTTATTGGTAGACAGTGGTGATATCACATGTACCAGAATGCACGATCTTGTACGAGATGTTGCTAACCGGATAGCATCAAGAGATCATCATGTCTTATCATTAGAACACGGAAATGAGTTGAAAGAATGGCCTAATAAGGAGTTTCTTAAAAAGTGCACCGCAATCACTTCCCCTTACTGCAATATCCCCAAATTTCCTGATGTTTTGGAATGCCCAGAACTGAAGATATTTTATTTGTGGGGTGATGATCATGACACACTAGAAATTCCATGCAACCTTTTTCAAGACATGGAAAATCTCAAGGTCTTGGATCTAACCAAGTTGTGTATTGGGCCATCACTACTTCCATCTCTTCAGTTCCTAAGGAATCTTCAGACACTATATTTCTGTAATTGCCTACTGGGAGACATAGCTCAAGTTGGGCAATTGGGAAACTTAgaaattctttcttttcatggaTCCAATGTCAAGTTGTTGCCCAAAGAAATAGGACAATTGACTCGTCTACGATTACTGGATTTGACTAATTGCTCCAAACTAGAAGTGATATCACCTAATGTTATATCAAGTTTGAAAAGGCTAGAAGAATTGAGAATAGGGAAAAATAGCTTTTCCCAATGGGAGTATGAAGGGGTCATGAGTACAGAAAGAAGTAATGTAAGCCTTCAAGAGCTAAAGCACTTGTCTCAGTTAACCTCGTTACAAATACATATACCAGATGCTAGCATTCTTCcagcagatttgttcaccaataAGTTAGAGAGATTCCAAATATGTATTGGTTctgtgtggaattgggatgatgtGGATGAAACCCTCAACGCACTAAAGCTCCAACTCACTATCAGCAATGAATTGGACCCTGGTCTAGAAATGTTGCTGAAAATAACTGAAGACTtgtatttggagttgatggagAGTTCTAATAGCAATATTGTCCATCAATTAGGTATTGAAGTTTTTCAGCAACTGAAACATCTCCACATTCAAAACAGTGCTGGACTTGCATACATCATTAATGGGAAG GTCAGTTTTCCCAACTTGACATGGTTGGCAGTGAATGAACTCAACAGTTCAAGATTCTTGTTATCATCTTCAATGGCTAGATGCCTTGCACATCTCAAACAGCTTCACATATCTGGATGTCAAAACATGGAAGAGATAGTATCAATTGAAGAATCTAATGAAGAAAATACAAAGAACTTGTTTTGCCAGCTAGAAGATCTAGAGCTAAAAGGCCTTCCAAAGCTCACTAAAGTCTGCTCTTCTCTAAATTCGTCCTCTGAGAGAATGAAATTAGAGGATTGTACTAAAGGTAGTACAATCagtgaagaaattgaagagacCGACTCAAATGGAATTCTTGACATTGTGATACAACAGTTTCTCTTTGACAACAAG GTAGAGCTTCCAAACTTGAAGAAGTTGTCCATTAGTGGCCTAGAAAAGTTGAGGACAATATGGAACGGTCAATTCTCTTTAGAAAGTTCAAAAAATCTAGAGTCTGTAAAAATTGACTCATGCCAgagtttgaaaaatatatttCCAGCGTCGATGGCCAAAAATCTTCAGGGGTTAAGCCAGTTGGTAGTGACGAAGTGTGGAGTGGAGGAAATCATTGCAAAAGATGGGGAACCACAAACAACGCCAACTTTTGTTTTCCCAAATGTCACATATGTGCGCTTAAAAGAATTGCCCCAACTTAGGTGTTTCTATCCAGCTATGCATGCTTCTAATTGGCCAGCACTTCAATCGTTGGGGGTTGTTGGATGTTACAAATTGGAGATTTTCTCTGAGGCACTTTCAAGCTTTCAAGGGAAATATGAATCAACCACTCCAATTAAACAAACTCTCTTTTCAATTGAGAAG gtgattgacggtcttccttgggtgagcggtttcggtgtgtattgtgttgaattgaagacgcagctggaatatcgag GATTCATTCGCCAACTTGGAATACTTGGCTTTATGCAGCATGGAGATTTGGAATGGGCCACTTCCAGTCCACTTCTTTAG
- the LOC133713032 gene encoding probable disease resistance protein At4g27220 isoform X4, whose protein sequence is MEFLLAIGTGIVGKIGEYTVEPVIRQVGYIICYNRNLKKLQSQVGDLGDARLRVWHAVETEKRKGKQIETDVHNWLTKVEEITGEANDFLKAEHQAKIKCLHGFCPNLKNRHQLSRKSTKLVQEVVELFGKKDFSSIAYDISPEEVCVISTKDYEAFDSRTSVVKQIMDELRNSDTDIIGVYGIGGVGKTTLVKEVYRQAIKDKKLFDDVVIIVDVKQISDFEGIQKKIVDKLGMDIVGDESMDRRARRLCDRLKDKRALIILDDVVERIDLEVVGLPRLVTCKILLTSRSRQVLSVEMYTQKEFQLHVLDEKETWSLFAKMAGDVVKNSNIRTIATKVAEKCGGLPVLVVTVASALKKSGLNAWKDALRRLQKFDKEGFTEKAYLALEWSYNQLDEAELKSELKSLFLLCGLLSKNSESARIDDLLLYGMGLDLFKSLETMEEARNSLHSLLEKLKDSCLLVDSGDITCTRMHDLVRDVANRIASRDHHVLSLEHGNELKEWPNKEFLKKCTAITSPYCNIPKFPDVLECPELKIFYLWGDDHDTLEIPCNLFQDMENLKVLDLTKLCIGPSLLPSLQFLRNLQTLYFCNCLLGDIAQVGQLGNLEILSFHGSNVKLLPKEIGQLTRLRLLDLTNCSKLEVISPNVISSLKRLEELRIGKNSFSQWEYEGVMSTERSNVSLQELKHLSQLTSLQIHIPDASILPADLFTNKLERFQICIGSVWNWDDVDETLNALKLQLTISNELDPGLEMLLKITEDLYLELMESSNSNIVHQLGIEVFQQLKHLHIQNSAGLAYIINGKVSFPNLTWLAVNELNSSRFLLSSSMARCLAHLKQLHISGCQNMEEIVSIEESNEENTKNLFCQLEDLELKGLPKLTKVCSSLNSSSERMKLEDCTKGSTISEEIEETDSNGILDIVIQQFLFDNKVELPNLKKLSISGLEKLRTIWNGQFSLESSKNLESVKIDSCQSLKNIFPASMAKNLQGLSQLVVTKCGVEEIIAKDGEPQTTPTFVFPNVTYVRLKELPQLRCFYPAMHASNWPALQSLGVVGCYKLEIFSEALSSFQGKYESTTPIKQTLFSIEKRVILQVRRIRAVIERARVFVIVLQHL, encoded by the exons ATGGAGTTTCTTCTTGCAATTGGCACTGGAATTGTTGGAAAGATTGGCGAGTACACAGTTGAACCAGTCATACGCCAAGTGGGATATATAATCTGCTACAACAGGAACCTCAAGAAACTACAGAGTCAAGTGGGTGACTTAGGTGATGCTAGACTAAGGGTGTGGCATGCTGTGGAAacggaaaaaagaaaaggtaaaCAAATTGAAACAGATGTGCACAACTGGCTGACTAAAGTGGAAGAGATCACGGGAGAAGCAAATGATTTTTTGAAAGCTGAACACCAAGCAAAGATCAAGTGTCTACATGGCTTTTGTCCTAATTTAAAGAATCGCCATCAGTTGAGCAGGAAGTCTACAAAATTGGTTCAAGAGGTCGTTGAACTCTTTGGCAAAAAAGATTTTTCTAGTATTGCATACGATATTTCCCCAGAAGAGGTATGTGTAATATCTACCAAAGATTACGAGGCTTTTGATTCAAGGACTTCAGTTGTGAAGCAAATTATGGACGAACTGAGAAACTCTGATACAGACATAATTGGGGTGTATGGTATTGGGGGAGTGGGTAAGACAACACTCGTCAAAGAAGTTTACAGGCAAGCTATAAAAGACAAGAAATTGTTTGATGATGTTGTAATAATAGTTGATGTGAAGCAAATTTCAGACTTCGAaggaattcaaaaaaaaattgttgataAGTTGGGTATGGACATTGTTGGAGATGAGAGTATGGATAGAAGAGCACGCCGTCTATGTGATAGGCTAAAAGACAAAAGGGCTCTTataattttggatgatgttgttGAAAGAATTGATTTGGAGGTTGTCGGACTTCCTCGTTTGGTGACTTGCAAAATTTTGTTGACATCTAGAAGCAGACAAGTATTATCTGTTGAGATGTATACACAAAAAGAGTTTCAGCTCCACGTATTAGACGAGAAAGAAACTTGGAGTTTATTTGCCAAGATGGCCGGTGATGTAGTCAAGAATTCCAATATACGAACAATAGCAACTAAAGTAGCTGAAAAATGTGGGGGATTGCCGGTTTTGGTTGTCACTGTCGCAAGTGCTTTAAAGAAGAGTGGACTGAATGCATGGAAAGACGCTTTGAGAAGACTACAGAAGTTTGACAAAGAAGGATTTACTGAAAAAGCATACTTGGCTCTGGAGTGGAGTTACAATCAATTAGATGAGGCGGAGCTCAAGTCGGAGCTCAAGTCATTATTCTTGCTCTGTGGACTTCTATCAAAAAACTCAGAGAGTGCTCGGATTGATGACTTGTTATTGTATGGCATGGGTTTGGATTTGTTCAAAAGTCTTGAAACAATGGAAGAAGCAAGAAATTCATTGCATTCACTGCTTGAAAAGCTAAAAGATTCTTGCTTATTGGTAGACAGTGGTGATATCACATGTACCAGAATGCACGATCTTGTACGAGATGTTGCTAACCGGATAGCATCAAGAGATCATCATGTCTTATCATTAGAACACGGAAATGAGTTGAAAGAATGGCCTAATAAGGAGTTTCTTAAAAAGTGCACCGCAATCACTTCCCCTTACTGCAATATCCCCAAATTTCCTGATGTTTTGGAATGCCCAGAACTGAAGATATTTTATTTGTGGGGTGATGATCATGACACACTAGAAATTCCATGCAACCTTTTTCAAGACATGGAAAATCTCAAGGTCTTGGATCTAACCAAGTTGTGTATTGGGCCATCACTACTTCCATCTCTTCAGTTCCTAAGGAATCTTCAGACACTATATTTCTGTAATTGCCTACTGGGAGACATAGCTCAAGTTGGGCAATTGGGAAACTTAgaaattctttcttttcatggaTCCAATGTCAAGTTGTTGCCCAAAGAAATAGGACAATTGACTCGTCTACGATTACTGGATTTGACTAATTGCTCCAAACTAGAAGTGATATCACCTAATGTTATATCAAGTTTGAAAAGGCTAGAAGAATTGAGAATAGGGAAAAATAGCTTTTCCCAATGGGAGTATGAAGGGGTCATGAGTACAGAAAGAAGTAATGTAAGCCTTCAAGAGCTAAAGCACTTGTCTCAGTTAACCTCGTTACAAATACATATACCAGATGCTAGCATTCTTCcagcagatttgttcaccaataAGTTAGAGAGATTCCAAATATGTATTGGTTctgtgtggaattgggatgatgtGGATGAAACCCTCAACGCACTAAAGCTCCAACTCACTATCAGCAATGAATTGGACCCTGGTCTAGAAATGTTGCTGAAAATAACTGAAGACTtgtatttggagttgatggagAGTTCTAATAGCAATATTGTCCATCAATTAGGTATTGAAGTTTTTCAGCAACTGAAACATCTCCACATTCAAAACAGTGCTGGACTTGCATACATCATTAATGGGAAG GTCAGTTTTCCCAACTTGACATGGTTGGCAGTGAATGAACTCAACAGTTCAAGATTCTTGTTATCATCTTCAATGGCTAGATGCCTTGCACATCTCAAACAGCTTCACATATCTGGATGTCAAAACATGGAAGAGATAGTATCAATTGAAGAATCTAATGAAGAAAATACAAAGAACTTGTTTTGCCAGCTAGAAGATCTAGAGCTAAAAGGCCTTCCAAAGCTCACTAAAGTCTGCTCTTCTCTAAATTCGTCCTCTGAGAGAATGAAATTAGAGGATTGTACTAAAGGTAGTACAATCagtgaagaaattgaagagacCGACTCAAATGGAATTCTTGACATTGTGATACAACAGTTTCTCTTTGACAACAAG GTAGAGCTTCCAAACTTGAAGAAGTTGTCCATTAGTGGCCTAGAAAAGTTGAGGACAATATGGAACGGTCAATTCTCTTTAGAAAGTTCAAAAAATCTAGAGTCTGTAAAAATTGACTCATGCCAgagtttgaaaaatatatttCCAGCGTCGATGGCCAAAAATCTTCAGGGGTTAAGCCAGTTGGTAGTGACGAAGTGTGGAGTGGAGGAAATCATTGCAAAAGATGGGGAACCACAAACAACGCCAACTTTTGTTTTCCCAAATGTCACATATGTGCGCTTAAAAGAATTGCCCCAACTTAGGTGTTTCTATCCAGCTATGCATGCTTCTAATTGGCCAGCACTTCAATCGTTGGGGGTTGTTGGATGTTACAAATTGGAGATTTTCTCTGAGGCACTTTCAAGCTTTCAAGGGAAATATGAATCAACCACTCCAATTAAACAAACTCTCTTTTCAATTGAGAAG cgggtaatcctgcaggtcaggagaatcagggcggtgatcgagcgggctagagtatttgttatagttttacagcatttgtaa
- the LOC133713032 gene encoding probable disease resistance protein At4g27220 isoform X1, which yields MEFLLAIGTGIVGKIGEYTVEPVIRQVGYIICYNRNLKKLQSQVGDLGDARLRVWHAVETEKRKGKQIETDVHNWLTKVEEITGEANDFLKAEHQAKIKCLHGFCPNLKNRHQLSRKSTKLVQEVVELFGKKDFSSIAYDISPEEVCVISTKDYEAFDSRTSVVKQIMDELRNSDTDIIGVYGIGGVGKTTLVKEVYRQAIKDKKLFDDVVIIVDVKQISDFEGIQKKIVDKLGMDIVGDESMDRRARRLCDRLKDKRALIILDDVVERIDLEVVGLPRLVTCKILLTSRSRQVLSVEMYTQKEFQLHVLDEKETWSLFAKMAGDVVKNSNIRTIATKVAEKCGGLPVLVVTVASALKKSGLNAWKDALRRLQKFDKEGFTEKAYLALEWSYNQLDEAELKSELKSLFLLCGLLSKNSESARIDDLLLYGMGLDLFKSLETMEEARNSLHSLLEKLKDSCLLVDSGDITCTRMHDLVRDVANRIASRDHHVLSLEHGNELKEWPNKEFLKKCTAITSPYCNIPKFPDVLECPELKIFYLWGDDHDTLEIPCNLFQDMENLKVLDLTKLCIGPSLLPSLQFLRNLQTLYFCNCLLGDIAQVGQLGNLEILSFHGSNVKLLPKEIGQLTRLRLLDLTNCSKLEVISPNVISSLKRLEELRIGKNSFSQWEYEGVMSTERSNVSLQELKHLSQLTSLQIHIPDASILPADLFTNKLERFQICIGSVWNWDDVDETLNALKLQLTISNELDPGLEMLLKITEDLYLELMESSNSNIVHQLGIEVFQQLKHLHIQNSAGLAYIINGKVSFPNLTWLAVNELNSSRFLLSSSMARCLAHLKQLHISGCQNMEEIVSIEESNEENTKNLFCQLEDLELKGLPKLTKVCSSLNSSSERMKLEDCTKGSTISEEIEETDSNGILDIVIQQFLFDNKVELPNLKKLSISGLEKLRTIWNGQFSLESSKNLESVKIDSCQSLKNIFPASMAKNLQGLSQLVVTKCGVEEIIAKDGEPQTTPTFVFPNVTYVRLKELPQLRCFYPAMHASNWPALQSLGVVGCYKLEIFSEALSSFQGKYESTTPIKQTLFSIEKDSFANLEYLALCSMEIWNGPLPVHFFRKLKHLQVCCPQSKSVVFLDKLLDEGNSSTSTRERDEAVEIGTLPHLRVLDLHFMPNLMHLGEDNSQSAPRIPNFPNLEILLLDTCDSLRNLRSSAISFKNLTTLEVRFCKGLKYLLTYSVAKGLIQLTKLEVEDCKRLVSIVGSTEEDESENNNEIIFRRLKHLKLSFLPRLRGFCSGNCIAKLPALESLSISNRLKLKIFPAHDESLQTTNEDGDTDVDYYEAELTAEDEMNLATTDLIS from the exons ATGGAGTTTCTTCTTGCAATTGGCACTGGAATTGTTGGAAAGATTGGCGAGTACACAGTTGAACCAGTCATACGCCAAGTGGGATATATAATCTGCTACAACAGGAACCTCAAGAAACTACAGAGTCAAGTGGGTGACTTAGGTGATGCTAGACTAAGGGTGTGGCATGCTGTGGAAacggaaaaaagaaaaggtaaaCAAATTGAAACAGATGTGCACAACTGGCTGACTAAAGTGGAAGAGATCACGGGAGAAGCAAATGATTTTTTGAAAGCTGAACACCAAGCAAAGATCAAGTGTCTACATGGCTTTTGTCCTAATTTAAAGAATCGCCATCAGTTGAGCAGGAAGTCTACAAAATTGGTTCAAGAGGTCGTTGAACTCTTTGGCAAAAAAGATTTTTCTAGTATTGCATACGATATTTCCCCAGAAGAGGTATGTGTAATATCTACCAAAGATTACGAGGCTTTTGATTCAAGGACTTCAGTTGTGAAGCAAATTATGGACGAACTGAGAAACTCTGATACAGACATAATTGGGGTGTATGGTATTGGGGGAGTGGGTAAGACAACACTCGTCAAAGAAGTTTACAGGCAAGCTATAAAAGACAAGAAATTGTTTGATGATGTTGTAATAATAGTTGATGTGAAGCAAATTTCAGACTTCGAaggaattcaaaaaaaaattgttgataAGTTGGGTATGGACATTGTTGGAGATGAGAGTATGGATAGAAGAGCACGCCGTCTATGTGATAGGCTAAAAGACAAAAGGGCTCTTataattttggatgatgttgttGAAAGAATTGATTTGGAGGTTGTCGGACTTCCTCGTTTGGTGACTTGCAAAATTTTGTTGACATCTAGAAGCAGACAAGTATTATCTGTTGAGATGTATACACAAAAAGAGTTTCAGCTCCACGTATTAGACGAGAAAGAAACTTGGAGTTTATTTGCCAAGATGGCCGGTGATGTAGTCAAGAATTCCAATATACGAACAATAGCAACTAAAGTAGCTGAAAAATGTGGGGGATTGCCGGTTTTGGTTGTCACTGTCGCAAGTGCTTTAAAGAAGAGTGGACTGAATGCATGGAAAGACGCTTTGAGAAGACTACAGAAGTTTGACAAAGAAGGATTTACTGAAAAAGCATACTTGGCTCTGGAGTGGAGTTACAATCAATTAGATGAGGCGGAGCTCAAGTCGGAGCTCAAGTCATTATTCTTGCTCTGTGGACTTCTATCAAAAAACTCAGAGAGTGCTCGGATTGATGACTTGTTATTGTATGGCATGGGTTTGGATTTGTTCAAAAGTCTTGAAACAATGGAAGAAGCAAGAAATTCATTGCATTCACTGCTTGAAAAGCTAAAAGATTCTTGCTTATTGGTAGACAGTGGTGATATCACATGTACCAGAATGCACGATCTTGTACGAGATGTTGCTAACCGGATAGCATCAAGAGATCATCATGTCTTATCATTAGAACACGGAAATGAGTTGAAAGAATGGCCTAATAAGGAGTTTCTTAAAAAGTGCACCGCAATCACTTCCCCTTACTGCAATATCCCCAAATTTCCTGATGTTTTGGAATGCCCAGAACTGAAGATATTTTATTTGTGGGGTGATGATCATGACACACTAGAAATTCCATGCAACCTTTTTCAAGACATGGAAAATCTCAAGGTCTTGGATCTAACCAAGTTGTGTATTGGGCCATCACTACTTCCATCTCTTCAGTTCCTAAGGAATCTTCAGACACTATATTTCTGTAATTGCCTACTGGGAGACATAGCTCAAGTTGGGCAATTGGGAAACTTAgaaattctttcttttcatggaTCCAATGTCAAGTTGTTGCCCAAAGAAATAGGACAATTGACTCGTCTACGATTACTGGATTTGACTAATTGCTCCAAACTAGAAGTGATATCACCTAATGTTATATCAAGTTTGAAAAGGCTAGAAGAATTGAGAATAGGGAAAAATAGCTTTTCCCAATGGGAGTATGAAGGGGTCATGAGTACAGAAAGAAGTAATGTAAGCCTTCAAGAGCTAAAGCACTTGTCTCAGTTAACCTCGTTACAAATACATATACCAGATGCTAGCATTCTTCcagcagatttgttcaccaataAGTTAGAGAGATTCCAAATATGTATTGGTTctgtgtggaattgggatgatgtGGATGAAACCCTCAACGCACTAAAGCTCCAACTCACTATCAGCAATGAATTGGACCCTGGTCTAGAAATGTTGCTGAAAATAACTGAAGACTtgtatttggagttgatggagAGTTCTAATAGCAATATTGTCCATCAATTAGGTATTGAAGTTTTTCAGCAACTGAAACATCTCCACATTCAAAACAGTGCTGGACTTGCATACATCATTAATGGGAAG GTCAGTTTTCCCAACTTGACATGGTTGGCAGTGAATGAACTCAACAGTTCAAGATTCTTGTTATCATCTTCAATGGCTAGATGCCTTGCACATCTCAAACAGCTTCACATATCTGGATGTCAAAACATGGAAGAGATAGTATCAATTGAAGAATCTAATGAAGAAAATACAAAGAACTTGTTTTGCCAGCTAGAAGATCTAGAGCTAAAAGGCCTTCCAAAGCTCACTAAAGTCTGCTCTTCTCTAAATTCGTCCTCTGAGAGAATGAAATTAGAGGATTGTACTAAAGGTAGTACAATCagtgaagaaattgaagagacCGACTCAAATGGAATTCTTGACATTGTGATACAACAGTTTCTCTTTGACAACAAG GTAGAGCTTCCAAACTTGAAGAAGTTGTCCATTAGTGGCCTAGAAAAGTTGAGGACAATATGGAACGGTCAATTCTCTTTAGAAAGTTCAAAAAATCTAGAGTCTGTAAAAATTGACTCATGCCAgagtttgaaaaatatatttCCAGCGTCGATGGCCAAAAATCTTCAGGGGTTAAGCCAGTTGGTAGTGACGAAGTGTGGAGTGGAGGAAATCATTGCAAAAGATGGGGAACCACAAACAACGCCAACTTTTGTTTTCCCAAATGTCACATATGTGCGCTTAAAAGAATTGCCCCAACTTAGGTGTTTCTATCCAGCTATGCATGCTTCTAATTGGCCAGCACTTCAATCGTTGGGGGTTGTTGGATGTTACAAATTGGAGATTTTCTCTGAGGCACTTTCAAGCTTTCAAGGGAAATATGAATCAACCACTCCAATTAAACAAACTCTCTTTTCAATTGAGAAG GATTCATTCGCCAACTTGGAATACTTGGCTTTATGCAGCATGGAGATTTGGAATGGGCCACTTCCAGTCCACTTCTTTAGAAAACTAAAACATCTTCAGGTTTGTTGTCCACAGTCCAAGTCAGTTGTTTTCCTTGACAAATTACTCGATGAAGGGAACTCTAGTACTAGTACTAGGGAAAGAGATGAGGCAGTTGAGATTGGGACCCTCCCACATTTAAGAGTGTTGGATCTTCATTTCATGCCCAACCTGATGCATCTTGGCGAGGATAACTCACAATCAGCCCCCCGCATCCCAAATTTTCCAAATCTGGAAATTCTACTGCTGGATACTTGTGACAGCTTAAGGAATCTAAGATCATCCGCAATATCCTTCAAGAATCTGACGACTTTGGAAGTACGTTTTTGCAAGGGATTGAAGTACTTGCTAACTTACTCCGTGGCCAAAGGTTTAATACAGCTCACAAAACTCGAAGTTGAGGATTGCAAGAGACTTGTAAGTATAGTGGGAAGCACCGAAGAAGACGAGTCGGAAAATAATAATGAGATTATATTCAGGCGGTTGAAACATTTGAAACTTTCTTTTCTACCAAGACTGCGAGGCTTTTGCTCCGGAAATTGCATTGCTAAACTCCCAGCCTTGGAATCTTTATCCATCAGCAACCGTCTCAAATTGAAGATTTTCCCGGCTCATGACGAATCGCTACAGACAACAAACGAGGACGGAGACACAGATGTCGATTACTATG AGGCGGAGCTGACTGCTGAGGATGAAATGAATTTGGCAACTACTGATTTGATATCTTAA